In a genomic window of Pedobacter sp. KBS0701:
- a CDS encoding OsmC family protein — protein MPKDHLYSTTVTWTGNKGSGTMDYRSYDRDYIISVKGKADISGSSDSAFLGDKSKYNPEDLLLASISSCHMLWYLHLCSKNEIVVIDYKDEAVGTMEELADGSGRFREVTLHPQVLIADKAHYELAASLHHEANKMCFIANSLNFPVKHEPALSY, from the coding sequence ATGCCGAAAGATCACTTATATTCAACCACAGTTACCTGGACGGGCAATAAAGGCTCGGGCACAATGGATTACCGTTCGTACGATCGCGATTATATTATTTCAGTAAAAGGCAAGGCGGATATTTCGGGATCATCAGATTCTGCCTTTTTGGGCGATAAATCTAAATATAACCCTGAAGACCTCTTATTGGCCTCGATTTCCAGCTGCCACATGCTCTGGTATTTACATTTATGCTCTAAAAACGAAATCGTAGTGATCGATTATAAAGATGAAGCGGTAGGTACAATGGAAGAATTGGCTGATGGAAGCGGAAGATTTAGAGAAGTTACCCTTCACCCCCAGGTTTTAATAGCTGATAAGGCACATTACGAACTTGCAGCATCTCTGCATCACGAAGCCAATAAAATGTGTTTTATTGCCAATTCACTAAATTTCCCGGTCAAACACGAGCCAGCTCTCAGTTATTAG
- a CDS encoding M1 family metallopeptidase — protein MKKLFPIALLLSLGVYMASAQELYMPRNIKAAYAKGTRSMNGKPGPNYWQNHGKYNMDIKVDAETKVVSGKEEILYSNNSSDTLKNLAIRFVNNLHKPTSPRSGAVSEDFLSTGLNIIALSVDGETYKVDSKSWGTVGNVPLKKPLLPKSKITVKIEWDYPLSKESGREGQIDPNSFFVAYSYPRISVYDDYNGWDRIPHTDRAEFYNDFNDYEFSIKAPKNYVVYATGDFLNPDEVLQPEISARLKKSYTGDEVIHIATEQEMKGGKVTQQKDWNTWKFAVNHITDVTFALSNHYVWDGASVIVDKKTNRRSSAQAAYNPITGKDFVNSVKYNLNALDWFSNNWPGIPYPYVKTIAFQGFADMEYPMMVNDSQFGDPVFAQLVQDHEVAHTYFPFYMGINETRYAYMDEGWATTFEYLIGIAEHGKQAADDFYKKFRVDQYINDKSTEEDQPVISMSDQVSGAGYGNNAYGKASLSYLALKDMLGDDLFKKALHTYMSNWNGKHPIPWDYFNSMNAGSGQNLNWFFQNWFFTNNYLDLAIAKLTPAKGKSTLAVKNVGGFAIPFDVVVTYADGKVETIHQTPAVWKANQKEVNITINTTKKITSISLDNGIYVDATLGDNIYEVK, from the coding sequence ATGAAAAAGTTATTTCCTATCGCCCTGCTCCTCAGTTTGGGCGTTTATATGGCTTCGGCCCAGGAGCTTTATATGCCCCGGAATATCAAAGCGGCATACGCCAAGGGTACACGCTCAATGAATGGAAAACCTGGTCCAAATTATTGGCAAAACCACGGTAAATACAATATGGATATTAAGGTAGATGCCGAAACCAAAGTGGTGAGTGGTAAAGAAGAAATTTTGTACAGTAACAACAGTTCCGATACCTTAAAAAACCTGGCCATCCGCTTTGTAAACAACCTGCATAAACCAACTTCACCAAGAAGTGGAGCCGTAAGTGAAGACTTTTTGAGTACGGGTTTAAATATTATCGCTTTATCGGTAGATGGCGAAACTTATAAAGTGGATAGCAAAAGCTGGGGAACAGTAGGTAATGTACCGCTAAAGAAACCTTTATTACCAAAATCGAAAATTACAGTTAAAATAGAGTGGGATTACCCATTATCAAAAGAAAGTGGACGCGAGGGGCAGATTGATCCCAACTCGTTTTTTGTAGCTTACAGCTATCCCCGCATTTCGGTTTATGATGATTATAATGGCTGGGACCGCATTCCGCATACGGATAGAGCCGAGTTTTATAACGATTTTAACGATTACGAATTTTCGATCAAAGCGCCTAAAAATTATGTGGTATATGCCACAGGCGATTTCCTTAACCCGGATGAGGTATTGCAACCTGAAATTTCTGCGCGTTTAAAGAAATCATATACCGGTGATGAAGTAATCCACATTGCTACCGAGCAGGAAATGAAGGGTGGTAAAGTAACCCAGCAAAAAGACTGGAATACCTGGAAGTTCGCGGTAAACCACATTACCGATGTTACTTTTGCACTCAGCAACCACTATGTTTGGGATGGCGCTAGTGTAATTGTAGATAAAAAGACCAACCGCAGATCGAGCGCTCAGGCGGCATATAATCCAATCACCGGAAAAGACTTTGTTAACTCGGTTAAATACAATCTCAATGCTTTAGACTGGTTCTCGAATAATTGGCCGGGTATCCCCTATCCTTATGTAAAAACCATTGCTTTTCAGGGTTTTGCCGATATGGAATACCCAATGATGGTAAACGATTCGCAGTTTGGAGATCCTGTTTTTGCACAGTTGGTTCAAGACCACGAAGTGGCACATACTTACTTTCCTTTTTACATGGGCATTAACGAAACCCGTTATGCTTATATGGATGAAGGTTGGGCCACTACATTCGAATATTTAATTGGTATTGCCGAGCATGGCAAACAAGCTGCTGATGATTTTTACAAGAAATTTAGAGTTGATCAATACATTAACGATAAATCTACTGAAGAAGATCAACCGGTAATTTCAATGTCCGATCAGGTTTCAGGAGCTGGTTATGGGAACAACGCTTATGGAAAAGCGTCTTTATCATATTTGGCTTTAAAAGATATGCTTGGAGATGACTTATTCAAGAAAGCACTACATACTTATATGAGCAACTGGAATGGCAAGCATCCAATTCCATGGGATTATTTTAATTCGATGAATGCAGGTTCCGGTCAGAATTTAAACTGGTTTTTCCAAAACTGGTTCTTTACCAACAACTATCTTGATTTAGCGATCGCCAAATTAACACCTGCAAAAGGAAAATCTACGTTAGCTGTTAAAAATGTTGGAGGTTTTGCAATTCCTTTTGATGTGGTAGTCACTTATGCTGATGGAAAAGTTGAGACCATACACCAAACACCAGCGGTTTGGAAAGCAAATCAAAAAGAAGTTAATATCACGATTAATACCACTAAAAAAATAACGTCAATCAGTTTGGATAACGGCATTTATGTAGATGCTACACTAGGGGATAACATTTATGAGGTAAAATAA
- the greA gene encoding transcription elongation factor GreA, translating into MTEVTYYTQEGLDKLKEEVHYLTTTGRQLISKAIAEARDKGDLSENAEYDAAKEAQGLHEAKIAKLKNTLANARLIDESKLDLSKVLALSIVKIKNVKNGATMTYQLVAESEADLKTGKISVKSPIAQGLLGKSVGEFAEIEVPAGKMQFEVLEISR; encoded by the coding sequence ATGACAGAGGTAACATACTACACCCAAGAGGGGTTAGATAAATTAAAAGAGGAAGTTCATTATTTAACAACCACCGGTCGTCAGCTAATATCTAAAGCAATTGCAGAAGCAAGGGATAAAGGTGATTTATCGGAGAATGCAGAATACGATGCTGCTAAAGAAGCGCAAGGTTTGCATGAAGCAAAAATAGCGAAATTAAAAAATACGCTGGCAAATGCACGTTTAATTGATGAGTCTAAATTAGACTTATCGAAAGTATTAGCATTATCCATTGTAAAAATAAAAAATGTTAAAAACGGTGCAACCATGACTTACCAGTTGGTAGCAGAAAGTGAAGCTGATTTAAAAACCGGAAAAATTTCTGTTAAATCGCCGATTGCGCAAGGTTTATTAGGTAAATCGGTAGGTGAGTTTGCCGAAATTGAAGTACCTGCAGGTAAAATGCAGTTTGAAGTGCTCGAAATTTCGAGATAA
- a CDS encoding HIT family protein, with amino-acid sequence MTVFSKIVAGEIPAHVVAETVEYLAFLDVQPLTAGHVLVIPKIETDYIFDMDEDLYVGLWMFAKIVAKGVKIAFPCKKVGVSVIGLEVPHAHIHLIPMNSVSDMNFSKEKLKPTHEELAEAAEKIKQALLTV; translated from the coding sequence ATGACTGTCTTTTCAAAAATCGTTGCAGGCGAAATCCCTGCACATGTTGTAGCCGAAACCGTAGAATATTTAGCCTTTTTAGATGTTCAGCCGTTAACTGCAGGGCATGTATTGGTGATCCCTAAGATTGAAACCGACTATATCTTCGATATGGATGAGGATTTATATGTTGGTTTGTGGATGTTCGCTAAGATTGTAGCCAAAGGTGTAAAAATTGCTTTCCCTTGTAAAAAGGTAGGTGTTTCGGTAATCGGATTGGAAGTTCCGCACGCACATATCCATTTAATACCGATGAATAGTGTAAGCGATATGAACTTTAGCAAAGAAAAATTAAAGCCTACCCATGAAGAATTGGCTGAGGCTGCTGAGAAAATTAAGCAGGCTTTATTAACTGTATAA
- a CDS encoding RNA polymerase sigma factor, whose amino-acid sequence MKGELVTATRDSEEIIQKYIQGCIRNERDSQKALYKHFYSFAMGICLRYAHDRLDAAGILNDGFFKAFKNIAKYENSKAFMPWLGRIITNTAIDYYRANLKFADHVDILDHENIAQVSSVYDKLAYHDLLAMVQKLSPGYRTVFNLFAIDGYTHEEIAEMLGISIGTSKSNLFKARQKLQEMLKATDAKTYQVRSSGVDKNLLQIRLNTNMQ is encoded by the coding sequence TTGAAAGGAGAACTTGTGACCGCTACCCGCGATAGTGAAGAAATTATACAAAAGTATATTCAGGGCTGCATTAGAAATGAAAGAGATAGTCAAAAAGCGCTATACAAACATTTCTATAGCTTTGCTATGGGTATATGTTTACGTTACGCACACGACAGGTTGGATGCTGCAGGGATACTGAACGATGGATTTTTTAAAGCCTTTAAAAATATAGCCAAATATGAAAATTCTAAGGCGTTTATGCCCTGGCTTGGACGGATTATAACCAATACCGCTATCGATTATTACCGGGCCAATCTAAAATTTGCTGATCATGTAGATATTCTTGATCATGAAAATATTGCACAGGTAAGTTCTGTATATGATAAGTTAGCTTATCACGATTTATTGGCAATGGTACAAAAGCTGAGCCCGGGTTACCGTACCGTTTTTAACCTCTTTGCCATTGACGGATATACGCATGAAGAAATTGCTGAAATGCTTGGGATATCGATAGGTACATCAAAATCGAACCTGTTTAAGGCCAGGCAGAAATTACAGGAAATGTTAAAAGCTACTGATGCGAAAACTTACCAGGTGAGGAGTTCGGGCGTAGATAAAAACCTTTTACAGATAAGGTTAAACACAAATATGCAATGA
- a CDS encoding porin family protein, whose product MKEGKDIDKLFKDGLGNPDLPFNDLDWDNLEERLHPTPKRRIVPLFWLTAAAGIAAILLIVFLLVKPSNHKTDVNAVVKTDKEDQNQTKAQYDTGALTDVPAKQIVPDVNADSNLFAIKQRNTGERGKQQQKNNTEIEQKLIENGINNANTLANLIYQPTLNSANNPIAFKDQKMTVNVAVGKPERIKPPVVKQKSRFVLSILAAPDLTSVQKSGTSNLSGGFGVEATYMITKKLSVSTGASYAKKIYDSDFSLYKPNTSYVFNVAPSKIHANCDVIDIPLNVNYKVFGNSRNSVSVSTGLSSYIMLKEQYTYSYNGAYQGPQNFEVRNENQHYLGIANVGVEFQHKINNNLSISAKPFMKIPLTDIGYGNSKLSSTGVAVSVNMNLFKKN is encoded by the coding sequence ATGAAAGAGGGAAAAGATATAGATAAATTATTTAAAGATGGATTGGGAAACCCCGACCTGCCTTTTAATGATTTAGATTGGGATAATCTGGAGGAGAGATTGCATCCAACACCAAAAAGGAGGATTGTGCCCTTATTTTGGCTTACCGCTGCAGCTGGAATCGCAGCAATATTATTGATCGTATTTTTATTGGTAAAACCATCAAACCATAAAACAGATGTTAATGCGGTGGTAAAAACCGATAAGGAGGATCAAAACCAAACTAAAGCACAATATGATACCGGTGCATTAACTGACGTACCTGCTAAGCAAATCGTTCCTGATGTAAATGCAGATTCAAATTTGTTCGCTATAAAGCAAAGGAATACAGGAGAACGTGGAAAACAGCAACAAAAAAATAATACAGAAATTGAGCAAAAACTGATTGAGAACGGAATCAATAATGCCAATACATTGGCTAACCTGATATATCAACCAACATTAAACTCAGCAAATAATCCTATCGCATTTAAAGATCAGAAAATGACGGTTAACGTTGCCGTTGGTAAGCCTGAACGCATAAAACCGCCGGTTGTGAAACAAAAATCGAGATTTGTATTGAGTATTTTAGCTGCACCTGATTTAACCAGTGTTCAGAAATCCGGGACAAGCAATTTAAGTGGTGGCTTTGGAGTAGAGGCTACTTATATGATTACTAAAAAATTGAGTGTGAGCACCGGAGCGTCTTACGCCAAGAAAATTTACGATTCAGATTTTAGTTTATACAAGCCCAACACCAGTTACGTTTTTAATGTGGCCCCATCAAAAATCCATGCCAATTGCGATGTAATCGACATTCCTTTAAACGTAAATTATAAGGTTTTTGGAAATAGCAGAAATTCAGTTTCAGTGAGTACCGGGCTTTCGAGTTATATCATGTTAAAGGAACAGTATACCTACTCTTACAATGGTGCGTATCAAGGTCCTCAAAATTTCGAAGTAAGAAACGAGAACCAACATTATTTAGGTATTGCCAATGTTGGGGTAGAATTTCAACATAAAATAAACAATAATTTAAGTATTAGTGCTAAACCTTTCATGAAAATCCCATTAACCGACATTGGTTATGGCAATTCAAAACTATCCTCAACAGGTGTAGCAGTTTCGGTAAATATGAACTTATTTAAGAAAAATTAA
- a CDS encoding pirin family protein, protein MSNIKLIIEERPANIGNFMVGRLLPFREKRMVGPFSFIDHMGPAAMSDHENLDVPPHPHIGLSTLTFLFEGEITHKDSLGSDVVIKPGQVNWMTSGSGIVHSERTPEYLRHTDKMLHGLQIWVALPKALEQMDPEFFHVDSADIPSWEQDGVAIKLIAGEAFGRKSPVPIYSPLYFLELKSTNRNKVNIGDYLFGESALYILEGAIESDGHIFEPRQILIANDAKLCEFTMHANTMVYIFGGEPFPEERFIYWNFVASDRELIEKAKQKWLEQSFKPVPGETGFVPLPDPIKNIKH, encoded by the coding sequence ATGTCGAACATTAAACTCATTATCGAAGAAAGGCCCGCAAATATTGGCAATTTTATGGTTGGCAGACTTTTGCCTTTCAGAGAGAAACGCATGGTTGGTCCTTTCTCTTTTATCGACCACATGGGGCCGGCAGCGATGAGCGATCACGAAAATCTTGATGTTCCGCCGCATCCGCATATTGGACTTTCTACCCTAACTTTTTTGTTCGAAGGAGAAATTACTCATAAAGACAGTCTTGGCTCTGATGTGGTAATCAAACCCGGGCAGGTAAACTGGATGACATCAGGCAGCGGCATTGTACATTCAGAAAGAACTCCTGAATACCTTCGTCATACCGATAAAATGCTCCATGGCTTACAGATCTGGGTGGCTTTGCCAAAAGCGCTGGAACAAATGGACCCGGAATTTTTTCACGTAGATAGTGCCGATATCCCTTCATGGGAGCAAGATGGCGTTGCCATTAAATTAATCGCCGGAGAAGCTTTCGGACGAAAATCACCCGTACCCATCTACAGTCCGCTGTATTTTCTAGAGTTGAAAAGCACAAATCGTAATAAAGTAAATATTGGCGATTATCTTTTCGGAGAGAGTGCCTTGTATATTTTAGAAGGAGCAATAGAAAGTGACGGCCATATTTTCGAACCCCGCCAGATTTTAATTGCTAACGATGCCAAACTCTGCGAATTCACCATGCACGCCAATACTATGGTTTACATTTTTGGCGGCGAGCCTTTCCCTGAAGAGCGCTTCATTTACTGGAATTTTGTGGCCTCGGATAGAGAACTCATCGAAAAAGCAAAGCAAAAATGGTTAGAACAAAGCTTTAAGCCTGTTCCTGGTGAAACAGGTTTTGTACCTTTACCCGACCCGATTAAAAATATTAAACATTAA
- a CDS encoding NADH:flavin oxidoreductase, with amino-acid sequence MNTDSLFRPFSLKTLNTKNRIVMAPMTRSFSPGGVPTPEVAAYYAKRAAGEVGLILSEGTVINRPSSSADPNIPHFYGTEALAGWQQVINDVHQAGGQMGPQIWHQGIMENHASGWLPDTPFEGPSSFNKPGFENGVPMTDAAIADTIAAFGQAAADAKALGFDTVEIHGAHQYLIDQFFWDGTNNRTDIYGGKTLAERTRFAVEVITEVRKRVGEDFALIIRLSQFKPAAYDFKLAKNEQEMEQWLTPLAEAGIDIFHCSQRRFWEPEFEGSDLNFAGWAKKVTGKATISVGSVGLDGDFFGAFAGQSSQPSSLDELVRRMDRGDFDLVAVGRPLLADPNWVEKIKHNRMEELKGFSKEALMQLV; translated from the coding sequence ATGAACACAGATAGTTTATTCAGGCCCTTTAGCCTTAAAACATTAAATACAAAAAACAGGATTGTAATGGCACCAATGACGAGATCTTTCTCTCCAGGCGGAGTGCCAACACCCGAAGTTGCAGCCTATTATGCAAAAAGAGCCGCTGGCGAAGTAGGCTTAATTTTGTCAGAAGGTACTGTAATTAACCGCCCATCTTCTTCCGCAGATCCAAACATTCCACATTTTTATGGTACCGAAGCTTTGGCGGGATGGCAGCAGGTAATTAATGACGTTCACCAGGCCGGCGGGCAAATGGGCCCACAGATCTGGCACCAGGGAATTATGGAAAACCACGCATCAGGCTGGTTACCAGATACACCTTTCGAAGGTCCATCAAGTTTTAACAAACCTGGTTTCGAAAACGGTGTACCTATGACAGATGCAGCAATTGCTGATACCATTGCTGCTTTTGGTCAGGCGGCGGCTGATGCCAAAGCTCTGGGTTTCGATACGGTTGAAATACATGGTGCACACCAATATCTGATCGATCAGTTTTTTTGGGATGGTACAAATAACCGCACCGATATTTATGGAGGCAAAACCTTAGCCGAGCGTACCCGTTTTGCTGTTGAAGTAATTACAGAGGTACGGAAAAGGGTTGGTGAAGATTTCGCCTTAATTATCCGTTTATCACAATTCAAACCTGCTGCCTATGATTTCAAATTGGCTAAAAACGAGCAGGAAATGGAACAATGGTTAACACCATTGGCCGAAGCCGGAATTGATATTTTTCATTGTTCGCAACGTCGTTTCTGGGAGCCTGAGTTTGAAGGTTCTGATTTGAACTTTGCAGGTTGGGCGAAAAAAGTAACCGGAAAAGCAACTATTTCAGTAGGTTCTGTTGGCTTGGATGGCGATTTCTTTGGTGCTTTCGCAGGTCAAAGTTCACAACCTAGCTCATTAGACGAACTGGTACGTAGAATGGACCGGGGCGACTTCGATTTAGTAGCCGTTGGTCGACCGCTTTTAGCAGATCCAAACTGGGTAGAAAAAATTAAACATAACCGCATGGAAGAATTGAAAGGCTTTAGCAAAGAGGCTTTAATGCAGTTAGTATAA
- a CDS encoding helix-turn-helix transcriptional regulator → MDQVEIFKALSNKTRLQILGWLKEPELNFPEQPNADFENVGVCVGQIQIKSGLSQSTISEYLSILQRADLISSTRLGQWTYYKRNKEGLKKLSEIINTEL, encoded by the coding sequence ATGGATCAGGTAGAAATATTTAAAGCCCTTTCGAACAAAACACGTTTACAGATTTTAGGTTGGCTAAAAGAGCCCGAGTTAAACTTTCCGGAACAGCCAAATGCCGATTTTGAAAACGTTGGTGTTTGCGTTGGACAGATCCAGATTAAAAGTGGTTTATCACAAAGTACCATCTCCGAATACCTGTCTATTTTACAGCGTGCTGATTTAATCAGCTCTACCCGCCTGGGCCAATGGACTTATTACAAACGCAATAAAGAAGGCTTAAAAAAATTAAGCGAAATCATCAATACCGAATTATAA